The genomic segment ATCGACCATCAGTCCGGGCCGATGACGGGCGGCGGCGCGGTGGGCGATTTCAATGACGACGGCTTCGCAGACCTTTACGTGATCGGTGGTGGTGACCGCCGCGACGCGCTGTATATCAACAATGGCGACGGCACGTTTTCGGATCAAGCGGACTCATGGAATCTTGCCGAACCACACCGAGGAACCGGCGCCACAGCCAGCGACTACGATAATGACGGCGACGTCGATCTGTTTGTCACCAGCTTCGGCGCCATGAGCGAAAATGCCGATCTCGGCAAACATCGTTTGTATCGCAACGACGGTGACCGCTTTACGAACGTGGCGGTTGAGGCCGGCGTATCGACAACCAGCACCACGCACCCTGACGGCTACGGTGCCGCGTTTGGCGATTATGATCGCGATGGCGATCTCGATTTGTTTGTCGGCGCCTGGCATAACGCGCCGGTGCTCGGCGCTCGACTTTTTGATAATCAAGGCGACGGTACCTTTGTCGACGCGACTGCCAGCGCGGGGATCATCACGCGCAGCACGCGCGCCTTCGGCGCCATCTTTGCGGATATGGACAACGACTTTTTTCCTGAGCTGCTGGTTGCCGGCGACTTTGGCACAAATCGCTACTACCGCAACAACCAGGACGGTACCTTTACCGAACTCGACCCGGGCAGTGGCTTAGCCAATGCGAACGACGAGGTGAGTTGGAGCATCGGTAATGCGCACAACGCGATGGGCACAACCGTCGGCGACTTCAATCGCGATGGTCGTCTCGACTGGTTTGTAACGGCGATCTGGCCCACCGCCGCATTCGAGAGCGACTTCTGGGGAAACGGCCTTTATCTTAATCAGGGCATGCACACGTTTGCAGAAGAGGCCGAACGCTATCGAGTGCACGATGGCGGCTGGGGGTGGGGCACCGAAGCGGCGGATTTCGATAACGACGGCTGGACGGATCTAGTCATGACAAACGGGTGGCCGTTCCAAGACTCAGTGACGGGCGCGAGTTTTGACAACGAAGCGTCGTATCTTTGGCGTAACAATGGCGACGGCACGTTTGCCGCGCCCGATGCGCAAACCGGCTTTGATCACACCGGCCAGGGCCGCGCACTTTTAACGCTTGATTACGATCGCGACGGCGACATCGATATCGTCATTTTGTCGAATCAGGAACCCATGCGCTTGTTTAGAAATGAGCAAAACAATTCATATACGTCGCTCACTGCCCGCTGGTTGCAGGTTGAAATTGACGCAAGCCTCCACCCACGGCGCGCGCCACACGGCATCGGCGCTCGTCTGACGCTCGAAGCCGGCGGCGTCGCGCAAACCCAGTATATAAAGGCTGGCGGCACCTATCTTGGGCAGAGTGAGGCGGTCGCTCATTTTGGTCTTGGCGACGTCAAACGTATCGACAAACTCACCATTGATTGGGGCGACGGGGAACCGATTGTGCTGCAGCGCGTTCGCTTGGATCGACGACTCAAAGTGAAAACCTACGTCAAACGCTAACCGGTTGATTCGCGGTGCGGCACAAAAAGTCGATTGCATGAATCTTCGAGGCGGACTAAGGTTGACGTTCTAAATTGGGGAACAACAAGGGGATACCTCCCATGAAATTCAAATCAACACAATGGCTGTGCATGAGTCTTATGGTGGCCTGGTCTGGTTTTGCACTTGCGCAAGACATATGGGACACGGACGGCGACGGTTTCGACGATAATAATGATAACTGCACGCTGGTTCACAACGAACTCCAGCGCGATACCGATGGCGATTCATTTGGCAACATGTGCGACGCCGACTTCAACGGCGACGGTCAAATTAACTTTCTCGATCTGAGCTACCTCAGTCAGCGCTTTCTGACCACCGATCCCGATGCCGATATCAATGGCGATGGCTCAGTGAACTTTGTCGATATCGCGTTGTTTGGTGAGTTGTTCATGACGGTTCCGGGCCCAACCGGCACCGATCCAGAACAACCGCCGTGCACCTGCTACTTCAGCGGCGACTGCCCAAGCGGTACGTTCTGCAACTATGGTCCTGGCAGTTTTGCGACGGAAGACATTTGCGTATGGCGTGACATCAAACCCTTCGGTGTAATCGGCGCAGGTTGCTCAATCGAATCCAACCTCACGACAGGCGACTGGATTCCGGATATTTGTGACGGCGTGTGTACG from the Pseudomonadota bacterium genome contains:
- a CDS encoding CRTAC1 family protein, which codes for MTSVSLSCLAYAAALFSSALFVANTVNADSAKQSGDQTVHSSRLPASKGALPPTQVAKPSVGSPVNPALNPPSEIRFTDVTEDAGLSFVHDNAIDHQSGPMTGGGAVGDFNDDGFADLYVIGGGDRRDALYINNGDGTFSDQADSWNLAEPHRGTGATASDYDNDGDVDLFVTSFGAMSENADLGKHRLYRNDGDRFTNVAVEAGVSTTSTTHPDGYGAAFGDYDRDGDLDLFVGAWHNAPVLGARLFDNQGDGTFVDATASAGIITRSTRAFGAIFADMDNDFFPELLVAGDFGTNRYYRNNQDGTFTELDPGSGLANANDEVSWSIGNAHNAMGTTVGDFNRDGRLDWFVTAIWPTAAFESDFWGNGLYLNQGMHTFAEEAERYRVHDGGWGWGTEAADFDNDGWTDLVMTNGWPFQDSVTGASFDNEASYLWRNNGDGTFAAPDAQTGFDHTGQGRALLTLDYDRDGDIDIVILSNQEPMRLFRNEQNNSYTSLTARWLQVEIDASLHPRRAPHGIGARLTLEAGGVAQTQYIKAGGTYLGQSEAVAHFGLGDVKRIDKLTIDWGDGEPIVLQRVRLDRRLKVKTYVKR